The DNA segment CTGGCGGGGCGGGCGCGGCTGAAGAACGTATCGTCATCGTCGTCATCGCCCAGGTCGAAGGGGCCCCGACGGGGCGCCAGGTCCGCGTACAGGCCGGCCCCCAGGCCGCCGGCATCTTCGTTCTTATTTATGATCGGATATTCGGGATACATGACACGGTCTCCAGTCTGGTGTTGGATTAATGTTCCCATACAGCCCCAGTTCCGTCGACGAGGTCTGACTATCGTGATCCAAGTCACCCCGAAATTAGAAAGAACTACGCCGCATGATATGTCGATATTCCTTAATGATTCCGCAAATGTCAAGCATAATAGGTGAACATAACGGAAGATGGGAATCGGAACTCCTCCAGATGTCCGTGCTCCCAGGCTTTGGCGAAACCCTCCGTCTTCATCCGATTGCCACCTCTCCAATCCCCTGTTGCCAAGTCGCGATTCCACGTGTATGCATGGGGAAAACCTACCCATTCAGGGGGTGGGAATTAGCAGGCTTCACGATACCTACCCGTTCAGGGGGTTCCATGGTGGACGCGCCGCGCCGCAAGCAGAGCATCGACATCGTCATCGCCGAGAAATCGCCGTTGGTGCAGTCGGGCCTGGAACAACTTTTCTCCACCGACGACCGCTTTACCGTCATGGCCACGGCGGCTGATGGGGAGCGTTTCATGGAGGCCGTCCAGCGCCTTTGCTTCGATATCGGGGTGATCGGCTGGGATCTGCCCTACCTGGACGGCCGCGGCGTGCTGGACGCCCTGCGCGGCAGGGAGAACTCGCCGCGCATCGTCGTCTACACCGGCAACGCCTCGCCTGACGTGCCGCGCCAAGTCATGCAAATGGGCGGCGCCGGATTCTGTTCCAAAAGCGAGCCGCCGTCCCGTCTGGTCGAAACCGTGCTGGCGGTCGCCGAGGGGCGCATGGTCTTCCCGTTCATGGATATGTCCAAGCCGGCCAACGACCCCTTCGGCAGCCTGACGGCTCGCGAGCAGGAACTGCTCGCCGCCCTGTCCCTGGGGCGCACCAACGCTCAGATCGCCAGCGACCTGGATATCTCGCTCAATACCGTGAAATTCCATCTGAAGAACTTGTTCAGCAAGCTCAGCGTCAAAAACCGCGCCCAGGCCGTGGCCTGTTACCTCAAATCCCATAGCCACTTGGGACACTGAGGCCGAACGGGTGGGGGTGCCCCGCCCGAAAGAGAAATCTTCCTCCCCCGGCAGGGTGTTTTCCCGTGGGGTGGGTAGGTTGGATAGTGTGGTGCGGGTAGGCGGATCGGAGGAGAGGACTGCCCATGGAGTCGATCCCCAAGGGGCTCTGCGAGGGACCGATCTTCGTTTATGCGTTGCGCTCGGTGACCGAGGCGGCGGCCCGTGCCGCTTACGAATGGATCGGCCGCGGCGAGCGCCACCAGGTCGGCCAGGCGGCTGCTCAGGCGATGATCGACGAGTTGATCCAGCTCCCCATCCATGGCCGCGTGGTGGTGGGCGAGTCGCTGGCCACCGGTTCGGGCAGTCTCTGCCTCTGCACCGGCGACGAGATCGGCGATGGCCACCGCAAGCGGCGCTTCGACATCGCGGTCGATCCGGTGGAAGGCACCTCGTATCTGGCGCGCGGCATGACCAACGCCATGGCGGTGATCGCACTCGCCCCCCAGGGCAGCATGTTCGATCCCGGCCCCGCCTTCTACATGGAAAAATTCGTCGCCCCGCCGGCCGCCAAGGGCAGGGTCGATCCGGCGGCGCCCGTCGAGGCGCGGCTGGCGGCCTTGGCGGCGGCGCTCGGCAAGCGCATCGAGGACCTGACCGTCTACGTCCTGGAAAAGCCCCGCCACCGCGAACTGGTGGAGCGCATTCACGGCGCCGGGGCGCGGGTCGCCCTTTATCCGGCCGGCGACGTGGCCGGCGCCTTGATGGCGGCCATTCCGGAATCCGGCATCGACGCCCTGATGGGCACCGGCGGCGTGCGCGAGGGCCTGATCTCGGCATGCGCCATCCGTGCCTTGGGCGGGGAGTTCCAGGGCCGCCTGGACCCGCAACTGGCTACCGAGAAGGCCGAGGTCGCCAAGGCCGGCCTGGATACCCGCCGCTGGCTGGGCGGCGAGGACCTGATCCGATCGGACGAAGTCTACTTTTCGGCCACCGGGGTCACCACCGGTTTGCTGTTCGACGGCGTCGAACGCACCCGCCACCACGAGAAGACCCAGAGCCTGCTGATCGCCGGCCCCGGGAGCGGACGGCAGCTTCTCACCACCTACCATCCGCGCCGGGAGGCCGTCTGAGCATGCAGCCCTTCAAGCAGGTCAACCGCCCCATCATCCTTGGCATCGTCGGCGATTCCGCCGCCGGCAAGACCACGCTGGCCGCCGGCATCGCCACCATCCTGGGGCCGGACAAGGTGCTGACGTTCTGCACGGACGACTACCACCGTTGCGACCGCAAGGAACGCGCCAAGCGCGGCATCACCGCCCTGGCCCCCGAAGCCAACCACCTGGACATCGTAGAACAGCACCTGCACCTGCTGCGCCAGGGCCAGCCGATCCTGAAGCCGGTCTACAACCACGACCGCGGCAGCCTGGAGCCGCCCGTCTATGTCGAGCCCCGCGAATACATCATCGTCGAAGGTCTGCTGGGCTACGCCACCCGGGCCATGCGCGACGCCTTCGACGTCAAGGTCTACCTGGAACCCGACGAAGCCCTGCGGGTCCGCTGGAAGGTGCAGCGCGACTGCGCCCGGCGCGGCTATTCCCCCCAGGAGGTCATGAAGTCCCTGGAACGCCGCCGCCGCGACAGCGTCACCCACATCCAGCCCCAGCGCACCTTCGCCGACATGGTGGTGAGTTTCCATCCTCCCGACGGCAACGCCGAGGAGACCGGGGCCCATCTGAACGCCCGCCATATCCTGCGCCCGACCCTGCCCCATCCGGACCTGTCGCCGATCCTGGAGGCCGGCGCCAAGCGGGGTTTCCGTCTGGAACTGGCGCGCGACGTGGACGGCAAGCCGGTCGACATGCTGGAAATCGCGGGCGATATCGACGACAGGCGGGCCCGCGCCATGGAAGACCTGCTGTGGAACCTGATTCCCGAGGCGGCCCACCTGCGCGAGAACGTGGGCCGCTTCACCGACGGACAGGATCGGGTGGCGATGAGCCATCCGCTCGCCCTGTCCCAGCTTCTCATCACCTATCACATGGTGAAGGCCGCCTTGGGCCACCACGCCATCTGACCCGACCATAACCAAACCAACCAAGCGACAAGGAGACGCCGAACGATGACCGCGACGCACCACGAAATGGCCAACGCCATCCGCTTCCTTTCGGTGGATGCCGTGCAGAAGGCCAAGTCCGGCCACCCCGGCATGCCCATGGGCATGGCCGACGTGGCCACCGTTCTGTTCACCAGGTACATGAAGTACGATCCGCGCCAGCCCAAGTGGGCCGACCGCGACCGCTTCGTGCTGTCGGCCGGCCACGGCTCGATGCTGCTGTACTCGCTGCTGTACCTCATCGGGGTCGAAGACTTCTCGGCCAAGGAACTATCCAACTTCCGCCAACTGGGCGCCCGCGCCGCCGGCCATCCCGAATACGGCCACGGCGCCGGCATCGAGGCGACCGCCGGCCCGCTGGGCCAGGGCATCACCATGGCGGTCGGCATGGCTTTGGCCGAACGCATGATGCAGGCCCGCTTCGGCAAGGAGGTGGTCGATCACCACACCTACGTGATCGCCGGCGACGGCTGCCTGATGGAAGGCATCAGCCAGGAAGCGATCTCGGTGGCCGGCCACCTGAAGCTGAACAAGCTGGTGGTCATGTGGGACGACAACGAGATCTGCATCGACGGCAAGACCAACCTGACGCTGTCCGACGACCAGCTTGCCCGTTTCGCGGCCTCCCAGTGGAACGTCATGAGCATCGACGGCCATGACCCGCACGCCATTGCCGACGCCCTGGAAAAGGCCAAGCACAGCGACCGCCCGACCCTGATCGGCTGCAAGACCACCATCGGCTACGGCGCGCCCAAGCTGGCCGGTTCCCACAAGACCCACGGCGCCCCCCTGGGCGACGAGGAGATCATGGGCATGCGCGAAGCCCTGGGGTGGGAGCATGCTCCGTTCACCGTGCCGGAGAACGTCATCGCCGAATGGCGCAAGATGGGGGCCACCGGCGCCGCCGCCCGCGAAGCCTGGGAACGCCGCCTGGGTGCCCTGGACGGCGCCAAGAAGGCCCAGTTCGAGCGCCTGCAGAAGGGCGATTTGGGCAGCGAGTGGGAAGCCGCCTTCAACGCCTACAAGAAGGGGCTGGCCGAA comes from the Magnetospirillum sp. WYHS-4 genome and includes:
- a CDS encoding response regulator transcription factor; the encoded protein is MVDAPRRKQSIDIVIAEKSPLVQSGLEQLFSTDDRFTVMATAADGERFMEAVQRLCFDIGVIGWDLPYLDGRGVLDALRGRENSPRIVVYTGNASPDVPRQVMQMGGAGFCSKSEPPSRLVETVLAVAEGRMVFPFMDMSKPANDPFGSLTAREQELLAALSLGRTNAQIASDLDISLNTVKFHLKNLFSKLSVKNRAQAVACYLKSHSHLGH
- the glpX gene encoding class II fructose-bisphosphatase — translated: MESIPKGLCEGPIFVYALRSVTEAAARAAYEWIGRGERHQVGQAAAQAMIDELIQLPIHGRVVVGESLATGSGSLCLCTGDEIGDGHRKRRFDIAVDPVEGTSYLARGMTNAMAVIALAPQGSMFDPGPAFYMEKFVAPPAAKGRVDPAAPVEARLAALAAALGKRIEDLTVYVLEKPRHRELVERIHGAGARVALYPAGDVAGALMAAIPESGIDALMGTGGVREGLISACAIRALGGEFQGRLDPQLATEKAEVAKAGLDTRRWLGGEDLIRSDEVYFSATGVTTGLLFDGVERTRHHEKTQSLLIAGPGSGRQLLTTYHPRREAV
- a CDS encoding phosphoribulokinase, producing MQPFKQVNRPIILGIVGDSAAGKTTLAAGIATILGPDKVLTFCTDDYHRCDRKERAKRGITALAPEANHLDIVEQHLHLLRQGQPILKPVYNHDRGSLEPPVYVEPREYIIVEGLLGYATRAMRDAFDVKVYLEPDEALRVRWKVQRDCARRGYSPQEVMKSLERRRRDSVTHIQPQRTFADMVVSFHPPDGNAEETGAHLNARHILRPTLPHPDLSPILEAGAKRGFRLELARDVDGKPVDMLEIAGDIDDRRARAMEDLLWNLIPEAAHLRENVGRFTDGQDRVAMSHPLALSQLLITYHMVKAALGHHAI
- the tkt gene encoding transketolase codes for the protein MTATHHEMANAIRFLSVDAVQKAKSGHPGMPMGMADVATVLFTRYMKYDPRQPKWADRDRFVLSAGHGSMLLYSLLYLIGVEDFSAKELSNFRQLGARAAGHPEYGHGAGIEATAGPLGQGITMAVGMALAERMMQARFGKEVVDHHTYVIAGDGCLMEGISQEAISVAGHLKLNKLVVMWDDNEICIDGKTNLTLSDDQLARFAASQWNVMSIDGHDPHAIADALEKAKHSDRPTLIGCKTTIGYGAPKLAGSHKTHGAPLGDEEIMGMREALGWEHAPFTVPENVIAEWRKMGATGAAAREAWERRLGALDGAKKAQFERLQKGDLGSEWEAAFNAYKKGLAESKPKKATRVSSGDVLEVLTKAIPAMIGGSADLTGSVNTKTASTASISPDNMAGSYVHYGVREHAMGAIMNGMALHGEFIPYSGTFLVFADYMRGAMRLSALMEQRVVYVLTHDSIGLGEDGPTHQPVETVASLRALPNFNVFRPCDAVEVAECWALALKSTKTPSGMVLSRQNLLAVRTIHTDENLCAKGAYVLAEAEGGARKVTLMATGSEVEIAMAARAKLQADGVPTAVVSMPCWELFEAQDAGYQEKVLGKGCVRVGIEAGVRMGWDRWLGDKGAFVGMKGFGASAPAEQLFVHFGITADNVVKEAKARL